GAACGGCTTCTGCTCGCCCAAAGACCTGGAGACGATGTTCCAGCTGCTCTACCTCAACTTCACGCAGCCGCGCTTCGATGAGAACGACTACAACACGCTCATGAAGATGCTGCGCGCACAGTTAGAGAACGTCAAGTCGAACCCCGACTACCTGATGGAAGACAAGTTCATCGACGTGGTATACGGCAACAACCCGCGCCGCCAGATGGTGTCGACCGAGATCATCGACAAGTTCAGCTTCGAAGCGCTGCCGGCCATCTACAAGAAACTCTATCCGGATGCCAACAGCTTCGTGTTCAAGTTCGTGGGCAACGTCGACCTCGAAACGCTCAAGCCGCTCGTGGAAAAATACATCGGATCGCTCCCGACCTCGAAGAAACCGATGACGTTCGTGGATGACAAATGCGCTCCCGTGAAGGGCGAAGTGACCGAGGATTTCACGGCTTCGATGCAGCAGCCCAAGGTTTCGGTACGTTACAGGTTCTCCGGCGAAATGCCCTACACGCTCAAGAACAAGGCTGCGCTGACATTCCTCACGCAGGCGCTCAACTCGCGCTACCTGGTTTCGATCCGCGAGGAGAAGGGCGGCACGTACGGCGTACAGGTGTCTGGTTCGACGGAATACATCCCGAGCGAGACCTACGACATGACTATTTCGTTCGACACCAACGAGGAGATGGCCGACGAACTGCGCGAGATCGTAATGAAGGAGATCGAAGAGATCGCCGCCAACGGCCCCAAGAGCGAGGACATCGAGAAAAACCGCGAGTTCATGCTCAAGAGCTGGAAAAACAGCCTCGAACAGAATGCCGGCTGGATGAACTACCTCAACAGCAAATACGGCTCGGGGCTCGACTACCTGGCCGATTACGAGGAGGTGCTCAAGACGCTGACCAACGCCGACGTACAGGCCATGGCCAAGAAGGTGCTCGCCGACGGCAACCTCGTGAAAGTCATCATGCGCCCCGCGAAGGAAGAGGCGAAATAAGCCCCCATCCGACAAAATGAAAGGCAGCCGTTTTCACGGCTGCCTTTTTGCTTGCAACAGGGATGGGGCAATATCATTTCACCACCACGTCCTTGTCGGTGTTGAGCGTCAATTGGTAGGTCGCATAATTGCCCGAGCCGTTGGTAAACTTGGTATAGATGGCCGTCAGGTCAACGACCGAACCGGATACGGGGATTTTGTTGTCGCGGAACTGGCTGTAACCGCTCGTGCGCACCACATAGTTGCCCGGGGCGGCATTGGTGCCCGTACCGGCAGCCTGCGCGTCGTAGGTGAACCAGGCCGAGCCGTAGAAAAACGCGTCGGCATTCGTACCGGGGAGCTTACGCATGGTCGCCCAGGTAGCCCATTGGTCGATATCCTCCCACCCGGGGGAATTCACGTCGTAGGAGATGGAATTGGCGAAATAATTGGGAAAGGTGTTCTTATAGCCCCACGGCGCCGTACCGAAGCGGCTCTCGACCCCTTCGAAACGAACCAGGCGCCCGAGGTCGTCGTCCGACAGCACAGTCAGGTAGTTGTCGCGCGTGACGACCAGCGTATCTGACTTCAGCATCGGCTGCTGTTCGCCCGAAAAGATGTGCTCGTCCTGCATGATCTTGCTCTCGATATTGTCGTTCGAATAGCTCGCATTGTAGGAGGTCGTACCGATGCTGACCATGCCGCGGTAGTTCCCCAGCACGAGCCCTTCGAGGTCGACGTAGACGATCTGCCCGACGGGATGGAACAGGTAGTTGCCCGTGTTGAGCTTGAGCTCGATGGCCGACTCGGAGGCCTCGTCGTAGAGGTATACCGACTTGTAGACATTGCCGAAGCGGTCGGTCGAAATGACCTTGCCCGAGGTGAACAGCGGCTCATCGACCGTCCACGACGCCACGGTACCGTCGTTCATACCCGCATTCTCAGCCCGGAAGCGCGCCTTCAGCTCCCCGACGGAAATGTATTCCAGTCCCTTCGCCTCGAAATCGGCGCGGGTATAGACCCTGGCCGGCCCCGGATTCAGGTAATCGCTGTAACAGCCTGTGAAAAACAGGGCTGCGGCAGCCGCCAGTAACAATTTGAATAATTTATCCATAGCATTCATGTTTTATTCGTCCAGCCGTCAGAAACGGAAATAGAGATTGAGGTAATAGGTCGTACCGAACATGTAAAAATACTTCGAGTCGAAAGCCTGGTAGGTCGTCACGGTGGTCTCGGTATTTTTCGAGAGGCGTGTCTGCTCATAGCCGCCGGTCTTGATGTCCTGATTGTTCAGGATGTTCTTGACGTCGAGGCTGAATCCCAGCGTATACTTGCGGTGGATATACCAGTTCTTGCCGATACTGGCATTGAGCGTATAGGCCGAGTCGAACTTCTCCTGGCGTCGCAGGTGTTCGATGTCGCCGGGCGCCATGCCGCCCGTGATTACGGCGTCGGTACGGTAGATCGGGCTCATCGAGAGATACATGTTGTTGTAATAGTTGAAGTCGGCCGAGAGGTAGATGTTGTTGTTCGAGCGCCACGACAGGCCGACGTTGACGGCCGTCTGGGGTGTGCTCTCGACCCGGAAATCCTTCCAGTAGACATAACCGTCGGAGACGATATCGCCGCTGTTGTCCTGCGTTTGCAGGTAATAGGGGTTCGAATCGTAGGTATATTGTCCCCAGCTCACGGCGCCGTTCAGGGCGAGCGTGTGGTAGATCGGGATCGAGACGGCCGCCTCGAGGCCGAAATGCACCTTGTCGATGCCGCTCATGGCGAAATTGGTGAAGGTGGCGGCCACGTCGTCGTAATAGGAGATCACCTTCGACTGGTCGTAGATGCGGGTATAATAGCCCGAAATGCGCGCCTTGAAATCGCCGTAGCGCAGGTTGTACGACGCATCCACGCCGAGGACGCGCTCGGCCGAAAGCCCCGGTGTCGTGGTGTTGCGCGTACGGGGCGAAACGAACGAGGACTGGAACTCGGGCGCTTCCTGCATGTAGACGACGTTCGCCTCGACGGCATGCGCCGCGGAGAAGCGGTATGAGAAGTTACCCTTGGCCTTGTAGGTCAGGTAATCCAGTTTTCGGGAGTCGCCCTTCGAATTGTCGGGGAAGAGCCCCTTGCGCCACAAACCCTCGCGCCAAAGTTTCGCATAGCCCACTTCGCCGCCCACGGTGATGCCCAAGCCGCCGACGTTGAAGCCGTACGATGCCCACGCCCGGGTGCTGAGCACGTGGGCATAGTAATCGTAGCTGTACTTATCGCCCACCTTGGCGGCATGCGCATGGCCGTACTTGTTGTAATAGTCGAGGTTGTTCTGGTAGGCCTGCGTATTCGAACCGAAATCGCGTTCGGCGAATTTGTCGATGTCGGCCCAATAGTCTCCCCCCAGGAGGTCTTTCACCTGCGAGTAGTACTCCGTACGGTTACGGCGCAGCGAAAGTCCGCCGTTGATCCTGGAATCGTCGCGGAAGATATGCGAAAAACTGGCCACGAGGTTCCAGTCCAGTTGGTCGGTATGGCGCTCCTCGACCATGTAGTTAGACCGCCGGCCGGGGCCGTAGATCTGCTCGTCGAGGGGATCGTTCTGATTATAGTTGGTCTGGTACATCTGCTCCCAGTCGAAATGGCGGATGTTCTGGTAGTTGGCCTGCCAGTAGACCTGCTGCCATGCGGCACCGACATAGTTCTTGTCGAGTGCGAAATAGCTCGGCAGGTAACGATAGTAGTCGGGGCGCGGGTCTGGGCCGTTCTGCCACGTCAGTGCCGAGTAGCCGTTCCTGCCGAAGCGCAGCGCCGTGGCCAGCTCCAGCTTCGAACGGTCGGAGATGTCGAACGTGTAGTTGAGCATCACGATGGGTTCGTGGTTGTTACGCACGCGGGCATTGCGCTTCTTGCCGTCCTGCCAGCCCCAGTTGGGGTTGTAATAGTTGTTGCCTACCAGGTCGTAGGCCTCCTGCGTGGCGGCCTGTTGCGCACCGCGTTCGGTGGGGGCACCCAACAGGGTCAGCGCCAGGCGGTGGCGCTGGCCGAACTGCTTTTCGACGGCGGCGAAATAACCGAACGCATTGTAGTAAACGCCGTCGACATAGGAGTTGCCGCCCTGGCGGGTCGAAACCGAAAAGGCATACGACCAGCCGTTGTCCTGATAGCCCGAGGCATAGGTGACCATTGCACGGAAACGGTACATCGAATTGCCGTTCACGAGGCTGGCACGCAACCCCTTGCGCATCTGCGACGGGCTGGTGATGATGTTGGTCGTACCGCCGATGCCGCCCAGCCCGACGTCCGAGGCCACGATACCCGACGTCACCTCCTGGTTACGTGTGGCGTCGTTCAGGCCGCTCCACAGCGACCACGGCGTATAGCCCGTGAGGGCGTCGTTGAGCCGGATGCCGTTCATGTAGACGTCCTGGTACTGCGAATCGTAACCGCGGACGTTGAAGCGCATCTCACTGAACTTGTAGGACGCGATGTTGTTGAAGATGTCCTTAGAGGCCGAGAGCGACGTAGGCAATGCCTGCGCATCGTCGACGGTCTCCATGTCGAACTCCGCGAACACGGCGTCGTCGATCATCTGCCGGGGCACGTCGGGCACCAACACGACCGCATTGATGTCGCGCACCTGCGAACCCACGCGCACGGCGATGGCGAGGGGTTCGAACTCGGGGGTCTCGAACTGCAGCGAGTATTCGCCCGCAGGGACATTCTCGATGAGGAAATTACCCCGCTCATCGGACATCACGATCACGTCGCCCGGCGTCATCGTAACCTTCACGCCGTCGAGGGCCACACGCCCCGCACGCGAAACGACCCTGCCCCTGACGCCGCCGTCCTGTGCAAAGGCGGTCAGCGTGGTGACGGAGAGTACTAAAATCAGTAGAATTTTGACTTTCATAGACTATGTAGCTAAATTATTTGGCAAAATAGATATACACCGGGAAGTGGTCGCTGTAACCGCCCTGGAAGTTGTTTCCCACATAGGTACGCAGCGGATAACCTTTGTACTGCCCCTCCCGCTGCACCATGTAATGCCTGCGGAAGATGTTGCCGTAGTACTTCGAACCGGGAGCCTTGCGCAGTTGCATACCGTCGTCACCCGAGACCATGTTCCCCGAGACCACGATGTTGTCGAAGAGGTTCCAGGCGTCGCCGTAGGCGAGCGTACCGATCCCCGCACGCAGCATGTCCCCGAAGGGATTGTAGAAATCGCCGGGTTCGAGCTCCTTCATGCGCGTTCGGGCACCCAGGCCTTCGGCCATGCTCGGATCCGTCGGGTCGTCGTTGAAGTCGCCCATGGCAACGATCCGGGTCGCGGGGTCGGCTTTCAGCACCGAATCGGCGATCCGGCGCATCTGCTCCCCGACGGCGATGCGTTTGAATTCCGAAGCGTCCTTGCCGCCCAGCCGCGAAGGCCAGTGCGCCACCATGAAGAAGAAGGGTTCGTCGTCGATCCTTCCCCACATCGTCAGGATGTCGCGGGTCTTGAAATTAGGGAGCGACGGCACGACGGTTTTCACCGGATAGCTGCCCTCCAGTTTGAAGACTTCGGGGCGGTAGAGAAAAGCCACGTCGACGCCGCGCGCCTCGGGCGAATCGTAGTGCACGATACGATAATCGGCTGGCGCCAGTTTGGGCGCCGCCACGATATCCTCGAGCACGGAGCGGTTTTCGACCTCCGACACGCCGATCACGGCAGGATAGACCTTGTCGGCAGCCGCAAGGTCGAACAATACCCGTTCGATGTTGCCCAGCTTGCGGTTGTACTTGGCCGAGTTCCACTGTTTGGGCCCTTCGGGGGTGAACTCGTCGTCGAGCACCTCGGGGTCGTTGATCGTATCGAAGAAATTCTCCAGGTTGTAGAACATCACCTTGTAGGGCTTCTGCGCGAAGCACGCCACAATGAATGCCGCCAGCAACAGGGTGAATATCAATCGTTTTTTCATCATTCTGAAATTTTAAGGTTTTACAATCCCCACGAGGCGGCGTCTTTCTGCGCCTTGACGGCGGCGGGCACCGAAGGGAAGAATTCGAAACCCGTGAGGCTTTCGACCTCCGAAACGCTTTTCACCCAGCTCCTTGCAGTCCCCTGTCCGCCCGCATTCTCGACCCAGAACCCGATGGACTTCAGCTGGTCGGCCGGATAGTCGCCCAGCCGGTCGCCCGCCTGGCGGACATTGCCCTTGACCGTGCGGACGAACACCTTGAAATAGTAGTTCGGCACGGGGCACTGCTTGCCGTCGATATCGGGCGTTGCAAAGGTGCTGCCGGGATTCCAATAGGCGCCCGTGACGACATAGAGCGTATCGGAGCACATCCAGTTATCGCGCGCCATCTTCTCGAGCGCCGCCCAGGGATTCTGGTTCAGGCTGTAATTCTGGGGCGTCATATTCGAGAAATAGAAGGTCTGTGCCTGCATCGTGGCATTCCCGCTGCGGTCGGCGTTGGGGATCTGGTGCCCGCGGTCGAAATTCCGTGCCGGATAGCTTTTGGTCAGGTTGGCCTGGTACTCGG
This Alistipes onderdonkii DNA region includes the following protein-coding sequences:
- a CDS encoding DUF5689 domain-containing protein, whose amino-acid sequence is MDKLFKLLLAAAAALFFTGCYSDYLNPGPARVYTRADFEAKGLEYISVGELKARFRAENAGMNDGTVASWTVDEPLFTSGKVISTDRFGNVYKSVYLYDEASESAIELKLNTGNYLFHPVGQIVYVDLEGLVLGNYRGMVSIGTTSYNASYSNDNIESKIMQDEHIFSGEQQPMLKSDTLVVTRDNYLTVLSDDDLGRLVRFEGVESRFGTAPWGYKNTFPNYFANSISYDVNSPGWEDIDQWATWATMRKLPGTNADAFFYGSAWFTYDAQAAGTGTNAAPGNYVVRTSGYSQFRDNKIPVSGSVVDLTAIYTKFTNGSGNYATYQLTLNTDKDVVVK
- a CDS encoding carboxypeptidase regulatory-like domain-containing protein — encoded protein: MKVKILLILVLSVTTLTAFAQDGGVRGRVVSRAGRVALDGVKVTMTPGDVIVMSDERGNFLIENVPAGEYSLQFETPEFEPLAIAVRVGSQVRDINAVVLVPDVPRQMIDDAVFAEFDMETVDDAQALPTSLSASKDIFNNIASYKFSEMRFNVRGYDSQYQDVYMNGIRLNDALTGYTPWSLWSGLNDATRNQEVTSGIVASDVGLGGIGGTTNIITSPSQMRKGLRASLVNGNSMYRFRAMVTYASGYQDNGWSYAFSVSTRQGGNSYVDGVYYNAFGYFAAVEKQFGQRHRLALTLLGAPTERGAQQAATQEAYDLVGNNYYNPNWGWQDGKKRNARVRNNHEPIVMLNYTFDISDRSKLELATALRFGRNGYSALTWQNGPDPRPDYYRYLPSYFALDKNYVGAAWQQVYWQANYQNIRHFDWEQMYQTNYNQNDPLDEQIYGPGRRSNYMVEERHTDQLDWNLVASFSHIFRDDSRINGGLSLRRNRTEYYSQVKDLLGGDYWADIDKFAERDFGSNTQAYQNNLDYYNKYGHAHAAKVGDKYSYDYYAHVLSTRAWASYGFNVGGLGITVGGEVGYAKLWREGLWRKGLFPDNSKGDSRKLDYLTYKAKGNFSYRFSAAHAVEANVVYMQEAPEFQSSFVSPRTRNTTTPGLSAERVLGVDASYNLRYGDFKARISGYYTRIYDQSKVISYYDDVAATFTNFAMSGIDKVHFGLEAAVSIPIYHTLALNGAVSWGQYTYDSNPYYLQTQDNSGDIVSDGYVYWKDFRVESTPQTAVNVGLSWRSNNNIYLSADFNYYNNMYLSMSPIYRTDAVITGGMAPGDIEHLRRQEKFDSAYTLNASIGKNWYIHRKYTLGFSLDVKNILNNQDIKTGGYEQTRLSKNTETTVTTYQAFDSKYFYMFGTTYYLNLYFRF
- a CDS encoding nuclease, with the translated sequence MKKRLIFTLLLAAFIVACFAQKPYKVMFYNLENFFDTINDPEVLDDEFTPEGPKQWNSAKYNRKLGNIERVLFDLAAADKVYPAVIGVSEVENRSVLEDIVAAPKLAPADYRIVHYDSPEARGVDVAFLYRPEVFKLEGSYPVKTVVPSLPNFKTRDILTMWGRIDDEPFFFMVAHWPSRLGGKDASEFKRIAVGEQMRRIADSVLKADPATRIVAMGDFNDDPTDPSMAEGLGARTRMKELEPGDFYNPFGDMLRAGIGTLAYGDAWNLFDNIVVSGNMVSGDDGMQLRKAPGSKYYGNIFRRHYMVQREGQYKGYPLRTYVGNNFQGGYSDHFPVYIYFAK